In candidate division KSB1 bacterium, a single genomic region encodes these proteins:
- a CDS encoding response regulator, which yields MSETIRVLVVEDSEDDALLVLRTLRRGGYEPDWLRVQTRKEMQSALKEREWDVVLSDYKLPRFDAPSALRVLFDSGLDIPFIVVSGTIGEEVAVDVMKAGAHDYFSKDKLMRLTSAIKREIQEAENRRRRLVAEQEREKLQEQLSQAQKLESIGRLAGGVAHDFNNMLNVILGHTEMLLDDLPRQSIWRASLEEIRKAAQRSADLTRQLLAFARKQTTTPKVIDLNDTIQGMLGMLRKLIGENIELVWQPSRKTGCVRMDPSQLDQILVNLCVNAHDAIDKVGSITITTDHVAFEKEDYSQNFDIVPGDYMLLVVTDTGHGMSKETLAQIFEPFFTTKDVGKGTGLGLSTVFGVVKQNNGYIRVYSEPGQGTTFKLYFPECSTQQDRHDVKEIPTASAPGEETILLVEDEPAILKMTGTLLERLGYNVLSAATPVEAIQLAGEYAKQLKEQKTDNNIHLLITDVVMPEMNGRDLAAKLVDIYPDIKVLFMSGYTSEHISHQGMLENSVDFLQKPFSHKMIANKVREVMKK from the coding sequence ATGAGTGAAACTATCCGAGTGCTTGTTGTAGAAGATTCTGAGGATGACGCTTTACTGGTGCTGCGTACGTTGCGGCGTGGCGGCTATGAACCGGATTGGCTGCGCGTGCAGACCAGAAAAGAGATGCAATCCGCTCTCAAAGAGCGAGAGTGGGATGTTGTGCTGTCGGATTACAAATTGCCGCGTTTTGATGCTCCATCCGCCCTGCGCGTACTTTTCGATAGCGGGCTGGATATCCCCTTTATTGTGGTTTCCGGCACCATCGGTGAGGAGGTGGCGGTAGATGTTATGAAAGCCGGAGCGCATGATTATTTTTCGAAAGATAAATTAATGCGGCTGACATCGGCTATCAAACGTGAAATTCAGGAAGCAGAAAACAGACGCCGGAGGTTAGTCGCAGAACAGGAACGCGAAAAACTGCAAGAGCAACTGAGCCAGGCTCAGAAACTTGAATCTATTGGCCGATTGGCCGGCGGGGTAGCGCACGATTTTAATAATATGCTGAATGTTATACTGGGTCATACTGAAATGCTTTTGGATGACCTGCCTCGGCAAAGTATATGGCGGGCATCGCTTGAGGAAATCCGAAAAGCCGCACAGCGTTCTGCGGATCTCACCCGACAACTTTTGGCGTTTGCCCGAAAACAAACAACCACTCCCAAAGTGATCGATCTTAATGATACCATTCAGGGAATGCTCGGTATGCTGCGTAAACTCATTGGGGAGAATATAGAGTTGGTCTGGCAGCCGAGTCGAAAAACCGGGTGTGTACGCATGGACCCGAGTCAATTGGATCAAATCCTTGTAAATTTATGTGTCAATGCGCACGATGCCATCGACAAGGTGGGCAGCATCACCATTACGACTGATCATGTTGCTTTTGAAAAAGAAGATTATTCCCAAAATTTTGATATTGTGCCGGGCGATTATATGCTTCTGGTCGTCACAGATACCGGACATGGTATGAGTAAAGAGACTCTGGCCCAGATATTTGAACCTTTCTTTACGACAAAAGATGTCGGCAAAGGAACCGGTCTGGGGTTGTCCACGGTGTTTGGGGTTGTAAAGCAAAATAACGGATACATACGAGTGTACAGTGAACCCGGACAGGGGACGACCTTTAAACTTTATTTCCCCGAGTGTTCGACCCAACAGGATCGGCATGATGTGAAAGAGATCCCGACGGCATCTGCACCAGGTGAAGAAACCATTCTGCTTGTAGAGGATGAACCTGCTATTTTAAAAATGACCGGTACGCTTCTTGAGCGTTTAGGATATAACGTGCTGAGCGCAGCGACACCGGTTGAAGCGATTCAACTTGCCGGAGAGTATGCAAAACAGTTAAAAGAACAGAAAACCGACAATAACATTCATCTGCTGATTACGGATGTGGTGATGCCCGAGATGAACGGGCGCGATCTGGCGGCAAAACTGGTTGACATTTACCCCGATATCAAAGTCCTGTTTATGTCGGGATATACCAGTGAGCATATTTCGCATCAAGGCATGCTTGAGAATAGTGTTGATTTTTTGCAAAAACCCTTTTCACACAAGATGATAGCAAACAAAGTGCGGGAGGTAATGAAGAAATAA
- a CDS encoding rhomboid family intramembrane serine protease — protein sequence MLKRQTSGSIKCPKCGRLISANSKKCSFCGRWNPGLWGYGPSVRRLFGDFDMVKLILGTSIFLYIASLLADLAAIFQTRGFLGLLSPSMQSLDALGMTGRYAMAQGRWWTLITAIYLHGSILHILFNMLWLRQLGHLVEQWFGSGRSFLIFTFSGILGFYISDMVNIPFTVGASGSIFGLLGALVYFGRKSGGEFGNAVYRQVGTWAIILFVMGFLMPGVNNLAHAGGFAGGYLAALVLKFNDIKPENQSHQIAALATALLTIVCFVLEIIT from the coding sequence GTGCTGAAACGTCAGACAAGCGGTTCCATAAAGTGCCCCAAATGCGGACGTTTGATCTCGGCAAATTCAAAAAAATGTTCGTTTTGCGGGCGCTGGAATCCCGGTTTATGGGGATATGGTCCGTCCGTACGCCGTTTGTTCGGTGATTTTGACATGGTCAAGCTAATTCTGGGAACCAGTATTTTTTTGTACATCGCCAGTTTGCTGGCGGATTTGGCCGCCATATTCCAAACCCGGGGATTTTTGGGACTCTTGTCTCCCAGTATGCAGTCGCTTGATGCCCTGGGTATGACCGGACGCTACGCCATGGCTCAGGGACGCTGGTGGACCTTGATCACCGCGATTTATCTGCATGGCAGTATTTTGCATATTCTTTTTAATATGCTATGGCTTCGACAGCTGGGACATCTGGTTGAGCAATGGTTCGGATCCGGCCGTTCTTTTCTCATTTTTACATTTTCCGGAATTCTGGGGTTTTATATATCCGATATGGTCAATATTCCGTTCACGGTCGGCGCCAGTGGATCTATATTCGGCTTATTGGGCGCTCTGGTCTATTTCGGCAGAAAAAGCGGCGGAGAGTTTGGCAACGCCGTCTACAGGCAGGTCGGGACCTGGGCGATCATTCTCTTCGTCATGGGTTTTCTGATGCCGGGCGTGAACAACCTGGCCCACGCGGGTGGATTTGCAGGCGGATACCTCGCAGCCCTGGTTCTCAAATTCAACGATATCAAACCTGAAAATCAGAGTCACCAGATTGCCGCGCTGGCGACCGCGTTATTGACCATTGTTTGTTTTGTATTGGAAATCATAACATAA
- a CDS encoding two-component regulator propeller domain-containing protein: MVFTSGLAQYNPSNLQFYQIDTEDGLSDNTITAIQKGPDGFMWFGTTSGLNKYNGYDIQIYPARTDSLSLSDSWITDIEIDASGNLWIGTQNGVNRYIPEYDGFEHHLKGIYIHKLAVLRGEQLAVCTHSGLALYNAEQNDFRLFEHDPENGNSINNNTVMDIISLCNGDILIATADQTIQRFDPVNKRFTSALDFQGLPHSRYEKYLFQDTSGCIWVGTDAHGVIRYQPKDSSFVDYTGNPAKDLSCDFIQIQSYLFVGTEGGGGLQCFNLDAKAFSTILPDPKDQFSLSNGDVFSLYYDRVSQILWVGTLSGGVNVHDPRRKKFDLIKNNPYDSTSLSPNPVASIFQDSKNRLWMGTDHGGLCLYRGPEQGFRHYTTANSALSSDAVMDVEEAPDGRILISTWGGGVNVFNPERGHFTRFMENPADDRSLLSNNVADMYVDQQSRIWLTVSKPGAARFEYESGSFQPLAGYLELPDYLQAIGSDANGDVWMTGQRQGVWIYQPDRQQVHPIGHFTDDSLSVSVLKGGNQIYRSDSNDIWIPAENGLFRIHPHTKNTIKRYTREDGLPGNSVASIIQDHKGLYWLGTSHGLSRFDLSTGEFVNFDLSDGLQGYQFESGLACKDSSGYLYFGGSKGYNRFHPDNIAYNRTPPPIVFTDFKLFNESVNFGNENSPLSRHINETKRIELNDTQKVLTFEFAALNFTNPSQNKYACKLTGFDETWIQLGHKRTVTYTNLDPGDYTFSVKAANNDGIWNETGRRVELEIIPPFWQTALFRITGLFAGLALILFLIRHRTRTIRARNLRLEEMVAERTRELQVSKQALQQSRDDLEDRVRERTAELTELKKSLEQKVEQSTKELQKRVQESEKSQKAMLYMVEDLNRIASELKTERRKLEFSNQELESFAYSVSHDLRAPLRAMDGFSRALLEDYQDKLDEQGRDYARRVRDASQRMGHLIDDLLQLSRASRYKMSPKTIDFSKMVRDEYERLKTAEPDRNVKLICADGMSAYGDVHLLSLVIQNLLGNAWKFTKKTKQACIEFSAQSNFKCKAPNAEIDEEELVYFVRDNGAGFDQDYIDKLFQPFQRLHTDNEFPGTGIGLATVQRIIRRHNGSVWAQGGVGKGAVFYFTLFEKKNKNPRGMTCGKKEYCWLRMTKMTCC; the protein is encoded by the coding sequence ATGGTGTTTACATCAGGGTTAGCACAGTACAATCCATCAAACCTGCAGTTTTATCAAATTGATACTGAAGATGGCCTGTCTGATAATACAATAACGGCGATACAAAAAGGACCGGATGGATTCATGTGGTTTGGTACTACATCCGGTTTGAATAAATATAATGGATATGATATTCAAATTTACCCTGCCCGTACGGATAGCCTCTCACTTTCCGATAGCTGGATCACGGATATTGAAATTGATGCTTCAGGAAATCTGTGGATTGGCACTCAGAATGGGGTGAATCGTTATATCCCGGAGTATGATGGATTCGAACACCACCTAAAGGGTATCTATATCCACAAGCTTGCTGTATTGCGCGGAGAGCAATTGGCTGTCTGCACGCATAGCGGATTGGCGCTTTATAATGCGGAGCAAAACGATTTCCGTCTGTTTGAACATGATCCGGAGAATGGCAATTCGATCAATAACAACACTGTCATGGATATCATTTCTCTTTGCAATGGAGATATCCTAATTGCGACAGCGGATCAAACCATTCAAAGATTCGATCCGGTGAACAAAAGATTTACATCCGCGCTTGATTTTCAGGGACTGCCCCATAGCCGTTATGAAAAATATCTTTTTCAGGATACCAGCGGATGTATCTGGGTCGGTACGGATGCACACGGTGTTATACGTTATCAGCCGAAGGACAGCAGCTTTGTAGATTATACCGGAAACCCTGCAAAAGATTTGTCTTGTGATTTTATTCAGATACAATCGTATTTGTTTGTTGGGACTGAAGGCGGCGGTGGACTGCAGTGTTTTAATCTTGACGCCAAAGCGTTTTCCACTATTTTACCCGATCCCAAAGATCAATTTTCACTCTCCAATGGAGATGTTTTTTCTCTTTATTATGACCGAGTCAGCCAAATTCTCTGGGTGGGTACCCTGTCGGGTGGTGTAAATGTTCATGATCCGCGCCGTAAAAAATTCGATTTGATCAAAAACAATCCCTATGATTCTACCTCACTCAGCCCCAATCCGGTTGCAAGCATCTTTCAGGATTCAAAAAACAGACTTTGGATGGGCACTGATCATGGAGGGCTTTGTTTGTATAGAGGACCGGAACAGGGATTCCGTCATTACACAACGGCGAACAGCGCCCTGAGTTCGGATGCTGTTATGGATGTGGAAGAGGCGCCGGATGGCCGGATTTTGATCTCGACCTGGGGCGGGGGTGTCAATGTATTCAATCCCGAACGCGGTCATTTCACCCGCTTTATGGAAAATCCCGCTGATGATCGATCCCTTTTATCGAATAATGTAGCTGATATGTATGTGGATCAGCAATCCAGAATCTGGCTCACCGTGTCTAAACCCGGCGCCGCACGTTTTGAATATGAAAGCGGCTCCTTTCAACCGCTTGCCGGGTATTTGGAACTGCCTGACTATTTGCAGGCCATAGGATCGGACGCCAACGGTGATGTTTGGATGACGGGGCAGCGGCAGGGTGTGTGGATTTATCAACCGGATCGTCAACAGGTGCACCCGATTGGTCATTTTACAGATGATTCTTTATCTGTAAGCGTCTTAAAGGGTGGAAATCAAATTTACCGTTCTGACAGCAATGATATCTGGATACCGGCTGAAAACGGGCTGTTTCGGATTCATCCTCACACAAAAAACACCATCAAACGTTATACACGCGAGGATGGACTGCCCGGCAATTCCGTTGCGAGTATTATTCAGGATCACAAAGGCCTGTACTGGCTGGGCACCTCTCATGGACTGTCGCGATTCGATCTTTCTACGGGTGAATTTGTCAATTTTGATCTTTCTGACGGTTTACAGGGGTACCAATTCGAAAGCGGTTTGGCTTGCAAAGATTCCAGCGGCTATTTGTATTTTGGCGGCAGTAAGGGGTATAACAGGTTTCATCCGGATAACATTGCTTACAATCGAACACCGCCGCCGATTGTGTTTACGGATTTTAAACTTTTTAACGAATCGGTAAATTTCGGCAATGAGAATTCTCCGCTGTCCCGCCATATTAATGAAACAAAGCGTATCGAGTTGAATGATACACAAAAGGTATTGACATTTGAATTTGCCGCTTTGAATTTCACGAATCCGTCGCAAAATAAATACGCCTGTAAGCTAACGGGATTTGATGAAACATGGATTCAATTGGGGCACAAACGCACCGTGACCTATACAAATCTTGATCCCGGAGATTATACGTTTTCTGTAAAAGCGGCCAATAATGACGGGATATGGAATGAAACCGGCCGGCGTGTCGAACTTGAAATTATTCCGCCTTTTTGGCAAACCGCCTTGTTCAGGATCACGGGCCTGTTTGCAGGACTGGCGCTCATTCTATTTCTAATCCGACATAGAACCCGAACGATTCGCGCGAGAAACCTTCGACTTGAGGAAATGGTCGCCGAGCGCACTCGTGAACTGCAAGTCTCAAAACAGGCGCTACAGCAGTCGCGGGATGACCTCGAAGACAGAGTGCGGGAGCGTACCGCTGAACTTACAGAACTCAAGAAAAGTCTTGAACAAAAAGTGGAACAAAGCACAAAAGAACTGCAGAAAAGGGTTCAAGAGTCTGAAAAAAGTCAGAAAGCCATGCTTTATATGGTCGAGGATCTGAACCGAATCGCATCGGAACTCAAGACAGAACGCCGCAAACTGGAATTTTCCAATCAGGAGCTTGAATCTTTTGCCTATTCCGTATCGCATGATTTGCGGGCGCCGTTACGCGCCATGGACGGATTCAGTCGGGCGCTGTTGGAAGATTATCAGGACAAACTGGATGAGCAGGGCCGTGATTATGCGCGGCGAGTACGTGACGCCAGCCAGAGAATGGGACATCTGATTGATGACTTGCTGCAATTGTCGCGCGCGTCACGATATAAAATGAGTCCGAAAACCATTGACTTTAGTAAAATGGTTCGCGACGAGTATGAACGGCTGAAAACCGCCGAGCCGGACCGGAATGTAAAATTGATCTGTGCTGACGGGATGAGCGCTTACGGTGATGTTCACCTTCTGTCTCTGGTGATCCAGAATCTGCTGGGTAATGCATGGAAGTTTACAAAAAAAACAAAACAGGCGTGTATCGAGTTTTCTGCGCAGAGCAATTTTAAGTGCAAAGCCCCGAATGCGGAAATAGATGAGGAAGAACTTGTTTATTTCGTTCGAGATAACGGCGCCGGATTTGATCAGGATTATATTGATAAACTGTTTCAGCCGTTTCAGCGCCTGCATACGGACAACGAGTTTCCCGGCACAGGTATTGGACTTGCCACGGTTCAGCGTATCATTCGTCGACACAACGGCAGCGTCTGGGCGCAGGGGGGTGTTGGAAAAGGCGCTGTGTTTTATTTTACATTGTTTGAAAAAAAAAATAAAAATCCGAGAGGTATGACATGCGGGAAAAAAGAATACTGCTGGTTGAGGATGACGAAAATGACATGCTGCTGA
- the ychF gene encoding redox-regulated ATPase YchF yields the protein MKIGIVGLGQSGKTTLFNALTGSAAQTGFASGKAEANKANVQVPDERVETLTEIYQPEKKVPAVIEYIDLAGLTASEQKKGGLTDEFLGNLRTVDAVLILTRAFHNDSVPHPLNSIDPKRDFDLIQSDLLLSDLNVIENRMQRLEKQIKAKKTAEDQREYDLLQSFSEALENETPLRDLEISREQEMMIRGYQFLTLKPLIVALNIGEEEIPDSETIPEAFEELFKAEQSTVVLISAQIEMEIQQLSDEEAEAFRRDIGITHSAMQRLIRLSYEFLGLISFFTVGSDEVRAWTIPLNTAAPQAAGAIHTDFERGFIRAEVVSYDEFIQRKSLQKCKTDGVLRLEGKDYIVKDGDIISFRFAV from the coding sequence ATGAAAATAGGAATTGTTGGACTCGGCCAATCAGGTAAGACCACATTGTTTAATGCGTTGACAGGGTCTGCCGCTCAGACCGGGTTCGCGTCCGGCAAAGCGGAAGCCAATAAAGCCAATGTTCAGGTCCCGGATGAACGGGTAGAGACATTAACTGAAATATATCAGCCGGAAAAAAAAGTGCCGGCGGTTATTGAATATATCGATCTGGCCGGATTGACCGCATCCGAACAGAAGAAAGGCGGATTAACGGATGAATTTCTTGGGAATTTACGGACAGTGGATGCGGTATTGATTTTAACGCGCGCTTTTCACAACGACAGCGTACCGCATCCGTTAAACTCTATAGATCCGAAACGCGATTTTGATCTGATCCAATCCGATCTTTTGCTGAGTGATCTGAACGTGATCGAAAATCGGATGCAGAGACTGGAAAAACAGATCAAAGCTAAAAAGACTGCGGAAGATCAACGGGAATATGATCTTTTGCAGAGTTTCAGCGAGGCGCTGGAAAACGAAACCCCGCTGCGGGACCTGGAAATCAGCCGGGAACAGGAGATGATGATCCGGGGCTATCAGTTTCTGACATTAAAACCATTGATTGTGGCGCTGAATATCGGTGAAGAGGAGATCCCGGATTCGGAAACTATCCCTGAGGCTTTTGAGGAACTTTTCAAGGCGGAACAGAGCACGGTGGTGTTAATATCCGCTCAGATTGAAATGGAAATTCAACAGCTGTCCGATGAAGAGGCGGAAGCCTTTCGCCGGGATATCGGCATTACCCACTCTGCCATGCAGCGGTTGATCCGTCTGTCCTACGAGTTCCTGGGTCTGATTTCCTTTTTCACGGTCGGCAGTGACGAGGTGCGCGCCTGGACGATTCCGTTGAACACAGCTGCGCCTCAGGCTGCCGGGGCTATCCATACTGATTTTGAACGCGGTTTTATTCGAGCTGAAGTGGTTTCTTATGATGAGTTTATTCAGAGAAAATCATTGCAGAAATGCAAGACCGATGGTGTGTTGCGTCTGGAAGGCAAAGATTATATCGTCAAGGATGGTGATATAATCAGTTTTCGTTTTGCGGTGTAG
- a CDS encoding glutamine--tRNA ligase/YqeY domain fusion protein, with product MSEKTIKSDSASDSLNNEKTHFIRDIVEQDLKSGKHSEIITRFPPEPNGYLHIGHAKSICLNFGLAERYNGRCHLRFDDTNPIKEEQEYIDSIIKDVKWLGFDWGDHLYYASDYFERMYELAVQLVKKGKAYVDSLNSEQIRQYRGTLTEPGQKSPYRNRSVEENLDMLQRMRNGEYKDGEHVLRAKIDMASPNLNMRDPVMYRILHAPHPRTGDKWCIYPMYDWAHGLEDSIEKVTHSLCTLEFENHRPLYDWFLEQLEVYHPQQIEFARLNLSYTIMSKRKLMRLVKEGVVRGWDDPRMPTISGLRRRGYTPESIRDFSDRIGVAKRDSVVDVALLEHCLRVDLNKRAPRFMGVLRPLKVVITNYPKDQVDELEAINNPEDPDAGKRPVSFSRELYIERTDFMEDPPKKFFRLAPGREVRLRYAYYITCQDVIKDENGRVTELHCTYDPETRGGSSPDGRKVKGTLHWVSARHALDAQIRLYDYLLTVENPDTQEDKDFIEYINADSLEALQGKVEPGLQDKEPGFICQFERLGYFVLDLDSTPDEKVFNRSVGLRDTWAKIQKKQK from the coding sequence ATGAGTGAAAAAACTATTAAAAGCGATTCAGCGTCGGATTCTTTGAATAACGAAAAGACACATTTTATTCGGGACATTGTCGAGCAGGATCTCAAAAGCGGCAAGCACTCTGAGATCATCACCCGATTTCCGCCTGAACCCAACGGTTATCTGCACATTGGGCACGCCAAATCCATTTGTCTGAATTTTGGTCTGGCGGAACGTTATAACGGCCGCTGTCATCTGCGATTTGATGATACCAATCCGATCAAGGAAGAACAGGAATACATCGATTCCATTATTAAAGATGTCAAATGGCTGGGGTTTGACTGGGGCGATCACCTGTATTATGCCTCGGATTATTTTGAACGCATGTATGAACTTGCTGTCCAACTGGTAAAAAAAGGCAAGGCTTATGTGGACAGTTTGAACAGCGAACAGATCCGCCAATACCGCGGTACACTGACCGAGCCGGGCCAGAAAAGTCCGTACCGGAACCGTAGCGTCGAGGAAAATCTGGATATGCTGCAGCGCATGCGCAATGGCGAATACAAAGACGGTGAACACGTGCTGCGCGCCAAAATTGATATGGCCTCTCCCAATTTAAATATGCGCGATCCGGTCATGTACCGGATTCTGCATGCGCCGCATCCACGCACCGGCGACAAATGGTGTATTTATCCCATGTATGACTGGGCGCATGGCCTGGAAGATTCCATTGAAAAGGTGACGCATTCCTTGTGTACGCTGGAATTTGAGAATCATCGTCCGCTTTATGACTGGTTTTTGGAGCAGCTCGAGGTTTATCATCCGCAGCAGATCGAGTTTGCGCGTCTGAATTTGAGCTACACGATCATGAGCAAACGCAAACTCATGCGTCTGGTCAAAGAAGGTGTGGTTCGGGGATGGGACGATCCGCGCATGCCTACGATTTCCGGACTACGTCGGCGCGGATACACCCCGGAATCCATTCGTGATTTTTCAGATCGTATTGGTGTGGCCAAACGTGACAGTGTGGTGGATGTTGCGCTATTGGAGCATTGTCTGCGTGTTGATTTGAACAAGCGAGCGCCGAGATTTATGGGTGTACTGCGGCCGCTCAAGGTTGTCATTACCAATTATCCCAAAGACCAGGTAGACGAATTGGAGGCGATTAATAATCCCGAAGACCCGGATGCAGGCAAACGACCGGTCTCCTTCAGCCGGGAGTTGTATATTGAGCGCACTGATTTTATGGAAGATCCGCCGAAAAAGTTTTTCAGACTGGCTCCGGGACGCGAAGTCCGGTTGCGCTATGCCTACTATATTACCTGTCAGGATGTGATCAAAGATGAGAACGGCCGGGTGACCGAGCTTCATTGCACGTATGATCCGGAGACCCGCGGGGGATCTTCGCCGGATGGTCGTAAAGTAAAAGGCACACTGCACTGGGTCAGCGCCCGACATGCCCTGGATGCGCAGATTCGTCTTTACGATTACTTGCTCACGGTAGAGAATCCGGATACACAGGAAGATAAAGATTTTATAGAGTATATTAACGCGGATTCACTGGAAGCGCTGCAGGGCAAGGTGGAACCCGGTCTGCAGGATAAAGAACCGGGTTTTATTTGTCAATTTGAACGGCTGGGATATTTTGTTTTGGATCTGGACTCGACCCCGGATGAAAAAGTTTTTAACCGCTCTGTCGGGCTGCGGGATACCTGGGCTAAAATCCAGAAAAAGCAGAAATAA
- a CDS encoding Gfo/Idh/MocA family oxidoreductase: MSSFRFVIIGTGNISQTYWQVIENLDQAEVAGFVSRSLTRPDYVPKDRPVEIQKTLVQIESSYHAVIVTTPNGLHHRGAIDAAALNKHVLVEKPLDINRENMAAMLQACRHANVKLGVAYQRRMSRDNQTIKQLLDEGKLGRVYAADLWVKFWRGQDYYDSAPYRGGREIDGGGPFIQQACHNVDIYCWFFGKPDKVVSMTDTFAHRIQAEDHGAVLLRHPNGMIGSMVASTVAWPGYAPELQVHAEKGSFSMKNDIISVWDVPDLENPSECQGQNFHSGAGSAAVTQTAGHETIVRDFIEAVQQNRKPCVPGEEAKLATEVILDIYGNTV, encoded by the coding sequence ATGTCCTCCTTTCGTTTTGTCATCATCGGCACCGGCAATATCAGTCAAACCTACTGGCAGGTGATTGAAAATCTCGATCAGGCCGAGGTAGCCGGATTTGTTTCACGCTCACTGACACGTCCGGACTATGTACCCAAAGACCGGCCGGTTGAGATCCAAAAAACGCTTGTACAGATTGAGTCAAGTTACCATGCCGTCATTGTCACCACACCGAACGGCCTGCATCACCGTGGCGCTATCGATGCCGCGGCGCTGAACAAACATGTACTGGTGGAAAAACCGCTGGATATTAATCGGGAAAACATGGCTGCCATGCTGCAGGCGTGCCGCCACGCCAACGTCAAGCTGGGCGTGGCGTACCAGCGCCGCATGAGCCGGGACAATCAGACCATCAAACAATTGCTTGATGAGGGTAAACTGGGGCGTGTTTACGCCGCGGATTTGTGGGTGAAATTCTGGCGCGGTCAGGATTATTATGACAGCGCGCCGTACCGGGGCGGCCGGGAGATTGACGGCGGCGGCCCCTTTATCCAGCAGGCCTGTCACAATGTCGATATTTACTGCTGGTTTTTCGGCAAGCCCGATAAAGTTGTGAGCATGACCGACACCTTTGCCCACCGCATTCAGGCCGAGGACCACGGGGCTGTCCTGCTGAGGCACCCGAACGGTATGATCGGAAGCATGGTTGCATCCACTGTGGCCTGGCCGGGATATGCGCCGGAGCTGCAGGTCCATGCAGAAAAGGGATCGTTCAGCATGAAAAATGATATCATCAGCGTGTGGGATGTGCCGGACCTTGAAAATCCCAGCGAATGTCAGGGGCAAAATTTTCATTCCGGAGCCGGCAGCGCAGCGGTCACACAGACGGCGGGGCACGAAACAATTGTACGCGATTTTATCGAGGCGGTGCAGCAAAACCGAAAACCCTGTGTGCCGGGGGAAGAAGCGAAACTGGCAACTGAGGTGATACTGGATATTTACGGCAACACGGTTTAA
- a CDS encoding response regulator — MREKRILLVEDDENDMLLTLRSLKDSNIVNPIDVVRDGVEALDYLLGRGQYSDHQERDAPAVVLLDLKLPKLGGLEVLRHIRSEPRTKHLPVVILTSSSEEKDIINGYKLGANSYVRKPVEFEQFCSAVKQLGCYWVLLNQAPPIEGNCL, encoded by the coding sequence ATGCGGGAAAAAAGAATACTGCTGGTTGAGGATGACGAAAATGACATGCTGCTGACCTTGCGTTCTCTCAAGGACAGCAATATAGTCAATCCGATCGATGTGGTTCGAGACGGTGTGGAAGCTCTGGATTATCTCCTGGGTCGGGGTCAATATTCTGACCATCAGGAAAGAGACGCGCCGGCGGTTGTGCTTTTGGATTTAAAACTTCCCAAACTCGGTGGCCTTGAGGTTTTACGGCATATTCGCTCTGAACCGCGCACAAAACATTTGCCTGTTGTCATTCTGACCTCATCTTCTGAAGAAAAAGATATAATTAACGGTTATAAGCTGGGCGCCAACAGCTATGTGCGCAAACCGGTCGAATTTGAACAATTCTGCAGCGCGGTAAAACAATTGGGATGTTACTGGGTGCTGCTGAACCAGGCGCCGCCGATTGAAGGGAATTGCTTATGA